From the genome of Cryptococcus neoformans var. neoformans B-3501A chromosome 1, whole genome shotgun sequence, one region includes:
- a CDS encoding hypothetical protein (Match to EST gb|CF193822.1|CF193822; HMMPfam hit to FA_desaturase, Fatty acid desaturase, score: 136.3, E(): 7e-38), whose product MDPVVFPEVPPHATPRSRHAPPSPALSSADPSDREHDSSDETNSHTHASEEPFVDPYPDFLWMTTEEPHRSRRIAILKAHPEVRKLMGPTPATLPLVFAVLGLQLSLSLYLKSHHTLSLPVLLTAYVVGGTANQNIFLAIHEITHNLALKSIKANKCLAIIANLSIGIPYAMAFKGYHIEHHKFLGEDGIDTDLPSRFEALVLNNVAGKTFFATFQLLFYAIRPGFIRAQTFTRWHFYNLVGVIGFHLLWYHFFGIRPWLYLVLSSFFAGSLHPCAAHFIAEHYLMEGHLPVGENLLGDDLIKGLSQETTSYYGWLNILCYNVGYHNEHHDFPSVPWTRLPELHRIAHEFYDPLPSHASWPYVTWKFITDPSVGMWCRAKREGKGERLHESIWVDGSRHVSGKGEDGMDEEEERGYASDRDEQMKKKKT is encoded by the exons ATGGACCCCGTCGTCTTCCCAGAGGTCCCCCCCCACGCGACACCCCGCTCCCGCCACGCACCGCCCTCCCCCGCCCTCAGCTCCGCCGACCCCTCAGACAGGGAACACGACTCGTCCGACGAGACCAACTCGCACACCCATGCCAGCGAAGAGCCTTTCGTCGACCCGTACCCAGACTTTCTCTGGATGACTACAGAAGAACCCCATAGGTCCAGGCGTATTGCTATACTGAAAGCCCACCCAGAA GTCCGAAAGCTCATGGGTCCCACTCCCGCCACGCTCCCTCTTGTCTTTGCCGTCCTCGGCCTGCAACTGTCGCTCTCTCTCTATCTCAAGTCTCACCAtaccctctccctccccgTGCTCCTTACCGCCTACGTCGTCGGAGGCACAGCCAACCAAAACATCTTTCTCGCCATTCACGAAATCACCCACAACCTCGCATTGAAATCTATCAAGGCCAACAAGTGCCTTGCCATCATCGCCAATCTTTCAATCGGTATCCCTTATGCCATGGCGTTCAAAGGCTACCACATCGAGCATCACAAATTTTTGGGCGAGGATGGTATCGATACCGATCTTCCAAGCCGATTCGAGGCTTTGGTGCTCAACAATGTCGCCGGCAAAACCTTTTTCGCCACCTTCCAACTCTTGTTCTACGCCATCCGTCCCGGTTTTATTCGTGCCCAGACCTTTACCAGGTGGCACTTTTACAACCTCGTCGGTGTTATTggcttccacctcctctgGTACCATTTCTTCGGAATCCGCCCTTGGCTCTACCTCGTGCTGTCCTCCTTTTTCGCCGGCTCACTTCACCCGTGCGCCGCCCATTTCATCGCCGAGCATTACCTGATGGAGGGCCATTTGCCCGTCGGAGAAAACTTGTTAGGTGATGACTTGATCAAGGGACTGTCGCAGGAGACTACCAGCTACTATGGGTGGCTCAATATCCTGTGTTACAAT GTGGGATACCATAACGAACACCACGATTTCCCTTCCGTCCCATGGACCCGTCTACCCGAACTTCATCGAATTGCTCATGAATTCTACGacccccttccttctcatgCTTCGTGGCCGTATGTCACTTGGAAATTCATCACCGACCCCAGCGTCGGTATGTGGTGTCGTGCAAAACGCGAGGGGAAAGGTGAAAGGCTTCACGAGTCCATCTGGGTCGACGGCTCACGTCACGTCTCGGGcaaaggtgaagatggtatggatgaagaggaggaaaggggcTATGCCAGTGATCGGGACGagcagatgaagaagaaaaagacatgA
- a CDS encoding hypothetical protein (HMMPfam hit to MyTH4, MyTH4 domain, score: 52.6, E(): 1.1e-12; HMMPfam hit to RhoGAP, RhoGAP domain, score: 107.1, E(): 4.2e-29), translating to MTLRPPSRASGTRSCAAPAVEDALATCEDPALGWSLQFWVTLADPLTQHVFFACPASGQCSWDPPVGAFVVPRSPDGEWWELADSTRNNRSYYYNTLTGKTQWTRPRGNAFVIPLGLIQRNALPARSPVHKPSLPNTRIHSPSTPSRERSYTTQPAATASKSQPKPTIPVPLYSPSVSVGSPSVTAVHTSDVGTPSRGLFAASVFNRLANSPLSPPSPSASPTKRKSMPTSLTAPNLSSLVNPLSVVEERTGSEADKSDNSGTSDGGWWDKRRTKALEKKDKKSKANMKKSISVERLGISHTQNELTQPSPTRQRETMLAASTSALPKDMPLEPIFVEQPASVETRRLSTGLHPLLPPDISTQIQAFQADDFSRKYFAIRRTGMFRTKVPVSRIMEWQRQPTTAPLLILSKQLSKDAVTCFKVIQHVMGERDRPVEGAKPSHAGSSALLAELSLKGKRKEDDIPKGFAGGGGTVDGGGSRGERMVVLEEIRWVIQVCVAQGEMRDEVYSQVIKQLTKNPDHDSVVLGFQLFCVFVNSFGPSKNFETFVKNFLEKHLNDQSDGIGVMAKYCMTKIETFSTIGRRAKPLTVGEIEHASDAAFYPSVYGESLVRIMDLQKTSYPQLKVPVILPFLADGILALGGTRSEGIFRVPGDGDSVAELKSRMDRGHYQLKGIGDPHVVASLFKLWLRELEEPLIPTALYNDALIASKDYRQVVEIVQKLPVYNRRVLVFVVSFVQMFIQETVVEKTKMGPMNLALVLAPNILRTTADSLVTVFTNSSFESKFMQQLLENMKPGEIDSDYVPVHGVAIG from the exons ATGACTCTCCGGCCGCCGTCGAGGGCGTCTGGCACTCGCAGCTGCGCAGCACCCGCTGTGGAAGACGCGTTGGCGACGTGCGAAGACCCCGCGCTGGGATGGAGCCTGCAGTTCTGGGTCACCTTGGCGGACCCCCTG ACGCAGCATGTATTCTTCGCCTGCCCTGCATCCGGACAGTGCAGCTGGGATCCACCGGTCGGAGCGTTTGT CGTCCCGAGATCACCAGACGGTGAATGGTGGGAACTAGCAGACTCGACCCGCAACAACAGGTCGTATTACTACA ATACTCTGACTGGAAAGACACAGTGGACAAGACCTCGCGGCAATGCCTTTGTCATCCCCCTCGGTTTGATTCAG CGTAACGCTCTGCCCGCACGATCGCCTGTACACAAACCCTCCCTCCCGAATACCCGTATCCACAGCCCTTCAACGCCTTCGCGCGAGCGGTCTTATACTACCCAGCCAGCAGCCACCGCTAGCAAAAGCCAGCCTAAACCTACCATTCCTGTCCCCCTCTACTCACCATCTGTATCGGTGGGCAGCCCCAGTGTGACTGCAGTCCATACTTCAGACGTCGGTACACCCTCCCGTGGACTCTTCGCAGCATCCGTTTTCAACCGTCTTGCCAATTCTCCCCTTTCTCCCCCATCGCCAAGCGCGTCGCCCACCAAACGGAAATCGATGCCAACCTCGTTGACTGCCCCCAACCTGTCAAGTCTTGTAAACCCGTTATCTGTGGTTGAGGAGAGAACGGGGAGCGAAGCTGATAAAAGTGATAATTCAGGAACATCTGATGGTGGATGGTGGGATAAAAGAAGGACCAAAGCtttggaaaaaaaggataagAAGAGTAAAGCCaacatgaagaagagtataTCTGTAGAGAGGTTGGGGATTTCACATACTCAAA ATGAGCTTACACAGCCGTCACCAACAAGGCAGAGAGAGACGATGCTGGCAGCTTCAACTAGCGCTTTACCCAAGGACATGCCGCTTGAACCGATCTTTGTCGAACAACCAGCGTCGGTCGAGACAAGACGCCTCAGCACAGG tctccatcctctgcttccACCTGATATCAGCACCCAGATCCAAGCTTTCCAAGCAGATGATTTTTCCCGAAAATACTTTGCCATCCGGCGTACAGGCATGTTTCGCACCAAAGTACCCGTATCACGCATCATGGAATGGCAGCGACAGCCTACCACTGCCCCGCTGTTGATCCTGTCCAAACAGCTCTCAAAGGATGCAGTGACGTGCTTCAAAGTCATTCAACATGTGATGGGAGAACGGGATCGCCCTGTGGAAGGTGCGAAACCCTCACATGCCGGCTCTTCAGCCCTGCTGGCCGAGTTGTCTCTCAAGGGAAAGcgaaaggaggatgatatACCTAAAGGCTTTGCTGGCGGCGGTGGGACTGTGGATGGGGGTGGATCCCGAGGCGAGCGAATGGTGGTGCTTGAAGAGATTCGATGGGTGATCCAGGTGTGTGTGGCACagggagagatgagggATGAGGTTTATTCTCAGGTCATCAAACAGCTTACCAAAAACCCCGACCA TGACTCTGTGGTGCTCGGGTTCCAATTGTTTTGCGTGTTTGTCAATTCTTTTGGGCCTAGCAAGAATTTCGAGACGTTTGTAAAGAACTTTTTGGAAAAGCATTTGAATGATCAGTCGGATGGGATTGGGGTCATGGCAAAGT ATTGCATGACGAAAATCGAAACATTCTCCACTATAGGTCGTCGGGCAAAACCGCTTACTGTTGGCGAGATTGAGCACGCATCTGATGCAGCATTCTATCCGTCGGTATACGGCGAATCCCTCGTCCGAATCATGGATCTTCAAAAGACATCATACCCACAACTAAAAGTGCCTGTCATCCTGCCTTTTCTTGCCGATGGCATATTGGCACTGGGCGGGACAAGGAGTGAAGGGATATTCAGGGTTCCGGGTGATGGAGATAGTGTGGCAGAGCTGAAAAGCCGGATGGATCGAGGTCACTACCAGCTG AAAGGTATCGGTGACCCTCATGTGGTAGCTTCCCTTTTCAAACTCTGGCTAcgagagcttgaagaacCTCTGATCCCGACAGCACTGTACAATGATGCCCTCATCGCATCAAAGGATTATCGACAAGTGGTCGAGATTGTTCAAAAGCTGCCAGTCTATAACCGGAGGGTGCTGGTATTCGTAGTCAGCTTTGTGCAAATGTTTATACAGGAAACGGTCGtggaaaagacaaaaatGGGTCCAATGAACCTCG CGCTGGTGCTGGCGCCCAATATTCTGCGAACCACTGCCGACTCGCTGGTCACGGTGTTTACCAATTCGAGCTTTGAGAGCAAATTCATGCAGCAGCTGTTGGAAAACATGAAGCCTGGTGAGATTGATTCGGATTATGTGCCGGTGCATGGAGTGGCTATAGGGTAG
- a CDS encoding hypothetical protein (Match to ESTs gb|CF183348.1|CF183348, gb|CF183347.1|CF183347, gb|CF184917.1|CF184917), with protein sequence MPSRPPNKPLYTPRPPPGIRRKLWEWSTKFECTFALSMMQPWEKAVIWSTLTIITLLFWFSVYTYLPAHLAYLSRRYAYYVYGDEAAHLDYFVPRVGEWVGGHVVRGIGEVRKGMGLAAGGRVEL encoded by the exons ATGCCCTCTAGACCCCCCAACAAACCACTCTACACCCCGCGACCACCTCCAGGCATCAGAAGGAAACTCTGGGAATGGTC CACTAAATTCGAGTGCACCTTTGCACTCTCCATGATGCAGCCGTGGGAAAAGGCGGTCATCT GGTCGACCTTGACAATCAtcaccctcctcttctggtTCTCCGTTTACACCTACCTCCCCGCCCACCTCGCCTACCTCTCGCGACGATACGCGTACTATGTTTATGGCGACGAAGCCGCCCACCTCGACTACTTTGTCCCTAGAGTCGGCGAGTGGGTTGGAGGCCATGTCGTGAGGGGCATCGGTGAAGTACGAAAAGGCATGGGTCTCGCCGCTGGAGGCAGGGTCGAACTGTAG
- a CDS encoding hypothetical protein (Match to EST gb|CF186001.1|CF186001; HMMPfam hit to PALP, Pyridoxal-phosphate dependent enzyme, score: 390.3, E(): 2.4e-114; HMMPfam hit to Trp_syntA, Tryptophan synthase alpha chain, score: 389.0, E(): 6e-114): protein MAEQLKQVYADKKAQDQAAFVTFLTAGFPTRDATVPLMLALEAGGADIIELGVPFSDPVADGPVIQKANNVAIENNVHYSDCIEYVRQARAQGLKAPVLFMGYYNPIIAYGEERAVKDAREAGANGYIVVDLPPTEAVDFRNTCTKAGMSYIPLVAPSTSIDRVKFLTSIADSFIYVVSKMGVTGSSSSENISASLPELVKRIQTFTTIPLAVGFGIDNRTHFDYVTSSGADAVVVGSKIIKLIFEHADDGLAPKVVEDYCREITLKGQNPPPLGRKNAAAPPPANGGDVSPPLPIPSGSPLGESQVKVTAAGKLPSRFGLFGGAYVAESLVDCLNELEAAYAEAKEDPAFWKEFEDMFGYINRPSELYLAERLTEEMGGARIWLKREDLNHTGSHKINNAVGQILLAKRLGKRRIIAETGAGQHGVATATVCAKFGMECDIFMGAEDVRRQELNVFRIKMLGGRVIPVTAGSQTLKDAVNEAMRDWVTRLDSTHYLIGSAIGPHPFPTIVRDFQRVIGREIKSQMHEKMGKLPDAVVACVGGGSNAIGTFYDFIEDPSVRLVGVEAGGHGIDTEAHSATLTKGVMGVVHGAASYIIQSKEGQLTPTHSISAGLDYNSVGPEHSHLKYSGRAEYVVADDLQCLKAFKMCTELEGIIPALESSHGLWGGMQLAKSLPKDKDIVICLSGNGAKDVAEVLLTLKNKEWADKLDWHVAQ from the exons ATGGCAGAGCAGCTCAAGCAAGTATACGCAGACAAAAAGGCCCAG GACCAGGC CGCCTTTGTCACCTTTTTGACAGCTGGTTTCCCTACCCGCGATGCCACAGTGCCTCTCATGCTCGCCCTAGAGGCAGGCGGTGCTGACATTATCGAACTCGGTGTCCCATTCAGTGACCCAGTCGCCGACGGTCCGGTCATCCAAAAGGCCAACAAC GTTGCCATTGAAAACAATGTCCACTACTCTGACTGTATCGAGTACGTCCGACAGGCTCGTGCCCAAGGTCTCAAGGCTCCCGTCTTGTTCATGG GCTACTACAACCCCATCATCGCTTATGGCGAGGAAAGAGCTGTCAAGGACGCTCGAGAGGCCGGTGCCAACGGCTACATCGTCGTCGACTTGCCCCCCACCGAAGCCGTCGACTTTAGAAACACTTGTACCAAGGCCGGCATGTCGTACATTCCCCTCGTCGCCCCTTCTACGAGCATCGATCGAGTCAAGTTCTTGACTTCTATCGCCGATTCTTTCATATATGTCGTCTCCAAG ATGGGCGTCACcggttcctcttcttccgaaaACATCTCAGCCTCCCTCCCCGAACTTGTCAAGCGTATCCAGACGTTCACCACGATCCCCCTCGCTGTCGGTTTTGGTATCGACAACCGTACCCACTTTGACTATGTCACATCTTCCGGTGCGGATGCTGTTGTCGTTGGATCCAAAatcatcaagctcatctTTGAGCACGCCGACGACGGTCTTGCACCCAAGGTCGTCGAAGACTATTGCCGAGAAATCACACTCAAGGGCCAGAACCCTCCCCCTCTTGGCCGAAAGAATGCTGCTGCCCCGCCTCCTGCCAATGGAGGTGACGTCTCTCCCCCCCTCCCCATTCCCTCTGGCTCACCTCTCGGCGAGTCTCAAGTCAAGGTCACCGCCGCCGGTAAACTCCCTTCTCGATTCGGTCTTTTCGGTGGCGCCTATGTCGCCGAATCCCTTGTCGACTGTTTGAACGAGCTTGAAGCTGCGTATGCCGAGGCCAAGGAGGATCCTGCGTTCTGGAAAGAGTTTGAGGATATGTTTGGGTACATCAACCGACCTAGTGAACTTTACCTTGCCGAGAGGTTGACCGAGGAGATGGGCGGTGCGAGGATCTGGCTCAAGAGGGAAGATCTCAACCATACTGGTTCTCACAAGATTAACAATGCCGTTGGCCAAATTCTCCTCGCCAAGCGATTGGGTAAGCGAAGAATTATCGCCGAGACGGGTGCCGGTCAGCACGGTGTCGCTACCGCCACCGTCTGCGCCAAGTTTGGCATGGAGTGTGACATTTTCATGGGTGCTGAGGATGTGAGGAGGCAAGAGCTGAACGTCTTCAGGATCAAGATGCTTGGTGGTCGAGTTATCCCCGTTACCGCCGGTTCCCAGACCTTGAAGGACGCTGTCAACGAGGCTATGAGAGATTGGGTCACTCGATTGGACTCTACTCATTATCTTATCGGCTCCGCTATCGGTCCCCACCCGTTCCCCACCATCGTCCGTGACTTCCAGAGGGTTATCGGTCGAGAGATCAAGTCTCAGATGCACGAAAAGATGGGCAAGTTGCCTGATGCTGTCGTTGCCTGTGTCGGTGGTGGCTCTAATGCGATCGGTACTTTTTACGACTTTATCGAGGATCCGAGTGTAAGACTGGTCGGTGTCGAAGCTGGTGGTCATG GTATTGACACCGAGGCACACTCTGCTACGCTGACCAAGGGTGTCATGGGTGTCGTCCACGGCGCCGCTTCTTACATTATCCAATCAAAGGAAGGCCAGCTCACCCCCACGCACTCCATCTCTGCCGGTCTCGACTACAACTCTGTCGGTCCCGAACACTCTCACCTCAAGTATAGCGGTCGAGCGGAATATGTCGTGGCGGACGATTTGCAGTGTCTCAAGGCGTTCAAGATGTGTACCGAATTGGAGGGTATTATTCCCGCTTTGGAGAGCAGTCATGGTTTGTGGGGCGGTATGCAGTTGGCCAAGAGTTTGCCCAAGGATAAGGATATCGTCAT CTGTTTGAGTGGAAACGGTGCCAAAGACGTTGCAGAGGTGTTGTTGACGTTGAAGAACAAGGAGTGGGCGGACAAGCTTGATTGGCACGTTGCGCAGTAG
- a CDS encoding hypothetical protein (HMMPfam hit to GRAM, GRAM domain, score: 42.1, E(): 1.5e-09), which produces MSAFLNKLRHPSASADSRTRRSPSSSTLADNDAPPASQQAPSPSPQRTTGASGSLFIENFDQSPQPAEPSGSPQLPVAEPSSPRPKRHPSPMPEPRTTPSRPAPLQVADSGPRPAGTPKLTLTQEGSNSPRSVSDHSPIDDRARPPSQPRNPVGLGLGKPNEDEDGHWDGPPNNHHTSPPSAAQRAISLAQDGRDRPSSLASSHHDPSVHGQPRSRSGSLVSRVTSRIGPASPNSLTPVDSIGKSSKKSKRRSRRRSINSQMSGHSSVVAALAKGGLHIASATGDEAMIKAAKTRKVSSGMKRSPYLTRGGRDMDDDDDDEESDVDDLEFDDEEDDDSDLAEDLSVLGYAVASNRRNADFHALFPSVDEGDYLIDDYGCALSKDILVQGRLYVSENYLCFHANIFGWTTDASHPFPFFSSNPLLKLSIVIPNAIGVSTANARYTFASFISRDTVYDVMMNIWRLCNPNAVMSALSLSATPSRPGSISGEPASTIATATPGGQGEIGGGPVGVPGDHKPTQCACGRDGKHYPETALEAIFPSTPEKVYNLMFNSSWLRTFLSDSQNLRDIEYSDWRPISPSSPNLTRSLSYTKPLNGSIGPKQTTCHITDSREHFDPDQYIVMITTTRTPDVPSGGVFSVKTRTCFTWAGPESTKVLVTTAVEWTGKSWIKGIIEKSAIDGQKQYHDDLKLSMLSYIQSHLSEFLSPGAKLAVDQPNPPSPPRTNSGTGSGIISGGTSSEAQEYAAKARKQRHDADWWNLQAGIDSLVRGGQTIGEGLRACIDSVADMLFDSGLSKQGILWILIVLLVFSNFYTYFYADTSRSSRAIARGGEIRFSGERRGQQQQPSRLIYDEQVAEAVRMVLNQQRTLMEPVEEVKELLRILDSVEGRMNRLRDEIRGVIEYSSAVGENTVLKGDDID; this is translated from the exons ATGTCCGCATTCCTCAACAAGCTGCGCCACCCATCCGCCTCGGCAGACTCTCGCACGCGCCGCTCCCCCTCCAGCTCTACCCTCGCAGACAACGACGCGCCCCCGGCGTCCCAGCAAGCACCCTCCCCGTCCCCCCAGAGAACAACAGGCGCATCCGGCAGTCTCTTCATCGAAAACTTTGACCAGTCTCCCCAGCCAGCCGAGCCGAGCGGGTCTCCGCAGCTGCCCGTCGCAGagccatcctctcctcgccCAAAACGCCATCCAAGCCCGATGCCCGAGCCGCGCACCACGCCCAGCAGACCTGCACCACTCCAGGTGGCAGACTCTGGCCCCCGTCCGGCGGGCACGCCCAAGCTGACGCTCACGCAGGAAGGCTCCAACTCTCCCCGCAGCGTGAGCGACCACTCGCCCATCGACGACCGCGCCCGCCCGCCAAGCCAGCCTCGGAACCCTGTCGGTCTCGGGCTTGGGAAGCCGAATGAGGAC GAAGACGGCCACTGGGATGGCCCCCCAAACAATCACCACACCTCGCCCCCCTCCGCGGCCCAGCGCGCTATATCGCTTGCGCAAGATGGCCGTGATCGGCCGAGTTCTCTCGCATCTTCCCACCACGATCCATCCGTCCATGGCCAACCCCGCTCTCGCAGCGGATCCCTTGTCTCCCGCGTGACATCGCGCATCGGTCCAGCCTCCCCCAATAGCTTGACGCCCGTCGACAGCATCGGCAAATCCAGCAAGAAATCAAAGAGGCGTAGCAGGAGACGGTCAATCAACTCGCAAATGTCGGGCCATTCCTCCGTCGTTGCAGCCCTTGCAAAAGGCGGACTGCATATCGCTTCCGCAACAGGCGATGAAGCCATGATCAAGGCGGCCAAGACGCGCAAGGTCAGCTCAGGAATGAAGCGCAGTCCCTACCTGACACGTGGAGGCAGGGACatggacgatgatgatgacgatgaagagtcTGACGTTGACGATCTCGAatttgacgatgaagaggatgatgacagCGACTTGGCCGAGGACTTGTCCGTGCTGGGTTATGCAGTTGCTAGCAACAGACGAAACGCTGATTTCCACGCCCTCTTCCCGAGTGTGGACGAAGGCGACTACCTCATAGATG ACTATGGATGTGCCCTTTCAAAAGATATCTTGGTGCAAGGCCGACTTTACGTGTCTGAAAACTACCTCTGCTTCCATGCCAACATTTTTGGCTGGACAACAGACGCAAGtcatcctttccccttcttctcatccaatCCCTTGCTAAAACTCTCTATAG TGATCCCGAACGCCATCGGTGTCTCCACCGCCAATGCTCGGTACACCTTTGcatctttcatctcccGTGACACTGTCTACGACGTCATGATGAACATCTGGCGCTTGTGTAATCCCAACGCCGTCATGTCTGCACTTTCTCTCTCCGCTACTCCTTCGCGCCCTGGATCCATCTCGGGCGAGCCAGCGTCGACTATCGCAACTGCAACTCCTGGCGGACAAGGCGAAATCGGCGGCGGACCGGTTGGCGTTCCAGGAGACCATAAACCAACACAATGCGCCTGTGGTCGAGACGGCAAACATTATCCTGAAACAGCACTGGAAGCCATCTTCCCCAGTACCCCCGAAAAGGTATACAACCTCATGTTTAACAGCAGTTGGCTTCGAACCTTTCTCAGTGACAGCCAAAATCTCCGTGATATAGAATACTCTGATTGGCGGCCcatttctccttcctccccaaaCCTTACACGCTCCCTTTCCTACACTAAACCCCTCAATGGATCTATCGGGCCCAAGCAGACAACATGCCATATTACAGATTCGCGCGAACACTTTGATCCAGACCAGTACATTGTCATGATTACCACCACAAGAACACCCGACGTACCGAGCGGTGGAGTCTTCAGTGTCAAAACGAGGACCTGTTTTACGTGGGCTGGGCCAGAGTCAACCAAGGTGCTAGTGACTACAGCTGTAGAATGGACAGGGAAAAGCTGGATCAAAG GAATCATTGAAAAATCCGCTATCGATGGTCAAAAACAATACCATGATGACCTGAAACTTTCCATGCTCTCCTACATtcaatctcatctctctGAATTCCTTTCCCCCGGTGCAAAACTTGCCGTCGACCAGCCAAACCCGCCCTCGCCACCTCGTACCAACTCTGGCACTGGCTCTGGCATCATTTCTGGCGGCACCAGTAGCGAAGCGCAAGAGTATGCTGCCAAAGCACGCAAGCAAAGACACGATGCAGATTGGTGGAATCTCCAGGCGGGCATCGATTCATTGGTAAGAGGAGGACAGACAATAGGGGAGGGATTGAGAGCGTGTATCGACTCTGTGGCCGATATGCTTTTCGACAGTGGTCTGAGCAAGCAAGGTATACTGTGGATCTTGatcgtcctcctcgttTTTTCCAACTTTTACACATACTTTTACGCCGACACTTCCCGCTCATCACGCGCTATAGCGCGTGGGGGTGAGATAAGATTCTctggggaaagaaggggacagcagcagcagccgTCAAGGTTAATCTATGACGAACAAGTGGCTGAAGCCGTACGTATGGTTTTGAACCAGCAGAGGACGTTGATGGAACCGGTCGAGGAAGTGAAAGAGCTGCTGAGGATTTTGGATAGCGTAGAGGGGAGGATGAACAGGTTAAGAGATGAGATCAGAGGAGTCATTGAATATTCCTCTGCTGTGGGGGAGAACACTGTTTTGAAAGGTGATGACATAGATTAG